A single window of Kitasatospora cineracea DNA harbors:
- a CDS encoding GNAT family N-acetyltransferase: MSWSDHLSAVLEDEHVRLTPISEADRAGIRAVALDPEIWRYFTVVVGDSDFDGFFDSNLAEHTAGRRAVYVITDLRSGRVAGSMSLLGFAEKDRRLEIGASWLGHDFRGKGINHWAKLLLLRHAFEVLEAERVEFKTDELNVQARKGLRNIGATEEGVLRSFNYMPGGRRRDAVFYSILRAEWPGVREALAAGPKKAAAAV, translated from the coding sequence ATGAGCTGGTCCGATCACCTCTCCGCCGTCCTCGAGGACGAGCACGTGCGGCTCACCCCGATCAGCGAGGCGGACCGGGCCGGCATCCGGGCCGTGGCCCTCGACCCGGAGATCTGGCGGTACTTCACCGTGGTCGTCGGCGACTCCGACTTCGACGGGTTCTTCGACTCCAACCTCGCCGAGCACACCGCCGGGCGCCGCGCCGTCTACGTCATCACCGACCTGCGCAGCGGCCGGGTCGCGGGCAGCATGAGCCTGCTCGGCTTCGCCGAGAAGGACCGCCGGCTGGAGATCGGGGCGTCCTGGCTGGGCCACGACTTCCGCGGCAAGGGCATCAACCACTGGGCGAAGCTGCTGCTGCTGCGGCACGCCTTCGAGGTGCTGGAGGCCGAGCGGGTCGAGTTCAAGACCGACGAGCTGAACGTCCAGGCCCGCAAGGGGCTGCGCAACATCGGCGCCACCGAGGAGGGCGTGCTGCGCAGCTTCAACTACATGCCGGGCGGGCGCCGCCGGGACGCGGTCTTCTACAGCATCCTGCGCGCCGAGTGGCCGGGCGTGCGCGAGGCGCTGGCCGCCGGACCGAAGAAGGCGGCCGCCGCGGTATGA
- the purB gene encoding adenylosuccinate lyase: MIPRFTLPEMAELFSDEARYETYVRVEILATEAQVQLGRVPAAVLDDMRAAAVPRPERVAEIQQDRDHEVLSFLTAYCEQMPESSARWVHLGMTSYDLVDTALGHTLGRAVDVLSGTAQRLRTVLVDRSFEHWDTVMVGRTHGIHAEPTTLGHKLGGFAFAVDRSLQRLAAAREAVAVGTVSGSVGTYALIDPAVEEYVCERLGLGIELSPTQVVARDRHAQLLQAVAALGSCIEQIALELRLLQRTEVREVEERRTAGYQGSSAMPHKANPTGSELLCGLARLLRGYATTALENVALWHERDLAHQAVEKVLLPDALTVAHYQAAKAVQLLENLAVDAGRMRANIAETHGLVCSSSVLVELLEAGVERDRAYRAVQAAAKRTSEYGQNFGEALREEGIEAAPREPEAFLVNHHVIHKRLEMLRDRVE, from the coding sequence ATGATTCCTCGTTTCACGCTCCCCGAGATGGCGGAGCTCTTCTCGGACGAGGCCCGGTACGAGACCTACGTCCGGGTCGAGATCCTGGCCACCGAGGCGCAGGTGCAGCTGGGCCGGGTGCCCGCGGCGGTGCTCGACGACATGCGGGCGGCCGCGGTGCCGCGGCCGGAGCGGGTCGCCGAGATCCAGCAGGACCGCGACCACGAGGTGCTCTCCTTCCTCACCGCGTACTGCGAGCAGATGCCGGAGTCCTCGGCCCGCTGGGTGCACCTCGGGATGACCAGCTACGACCTGGTGGACACCGCGCTGGGCCACACCCTGGGCCGGGCCGTCGACGTGCTGTCCGGCACCGCGCAGCGGCTGCGGACCGTCCTGGTCGACCGGTCCTTCGAGCACTGGGACACCGTGATGGTGGGCCGCACCCACGGCATCCACGCCGAGCCCACCACGCTGGGCCACAAGCTGGGCGGCTTCGCCTTCGCCGTCGACCGCTCGCTGCAGCGGCTGGCCGCGGCCCGCGAGGCGGTCGCGGTGGGCACCGTCTCCGGCTCGGTCGGCACGTACGCGCTGATCGACCCGGCGGTCGAGGAGTACGTGTGCGAGCGGCTCGGGCTGGGCATCGAGCTGTCCCCGACCCAGGTGGTCGCCCGCGACCGGCACGCCCAGCTGCTGCAGGCGGTGGCGGCGCTCGGCTCCTGCATCGAGCAGATCGCGCTGGAGCTGCGGCTGCTGCAGCGCACCGAGGTCCGCGAGGTCGAGGAGCGGCGCACGGCCGGCTACCAGGGCTCCAGCGCGATGCCGCACAAGGCCAACCCGACCGGCAGCGAGCTGCTGTGCGGCCTGGCCCGGCTGCTGCGCGGGTACGCGACCACCGCGCTGGAGAACGTCGCGCTGTGGCACGAGCGGGACCTGGCGCACCAGGCGGTGGAGAAGGTGCTGCTGCCCGACGCGCTGACCGTCGCCCACTACCAGGCCGCCAAGGCCGTCCAGCTGCTGGAGAACCTGGCCGTCGACGCGGGCCGGATGCGGGCCAACATCGCCGAGACCCACGGCCTGGTGTGCAGCTCCTCGGTGCTGGTGGAGCTGCTGGAGGCCGGGGTGGAGCGCGACCGGGCGTACCGGGCGGTGCAGGCCGCGGCCAAGCGGACCTCCGAGTACGGGCAGAACTTCGGCGAGGCCCTGCGCGAGGAGGGCATCGAGGCCGCCCCGCGCGAGCCGGAGGCCTTCCTGGTCAACCACCACGTGATCCACAAGCGCTTGGAGATGCTTCGTGACCGGGTCGAATGA
- a CDS encoding glutamine synthetase family protein → MFSRSWSTPAAEGSVGTASFVAGHGLWNAAQTAAAERIEAALDGVDFVRLAFGDPHGLARSKTLTARTFRGVLRNGMNYSPGPFLKDTACTTAVDYRGEHGTGVEELAGLGNFVLVPDPLTFQVLPGGGGPVTAWVVGDEYLRDGTPHPLSSRGVLHRVLARYAERGLSPVLGLEVEWYLSRRLDDDPGNAGNGFGRQGPAPRVAAMNSGYQFNLDSAYDTVAPLTDPLALDLLALGLPLRSMEHEMGPGQVETTFDPMSALDTADAMLLFRTFTKQWCARRGHHASFMSLPGIEGADPSGWHLNQSVLEDATGRNLFGAEGLSAGLSPEGKAYAQGLQSWLRELFLLSVPTVNGYHRLSAQHALSPTRVGLSLEDRTAMLRMVGSGAGAHLENRIGEPAANPYLAVAAQLFAGLEGLDGAPEPAGGAQPGGGSDIVPQSLREALDAFAAGRAERLLGAPLAACLAKLKASEAGRYEAWARQAAPAPGQVTEWEQREYFAAF, encoded by the coding sequence GTGTTCTCCAGGTCATGGTCGACGCCCGCCGCCGAGGGCAGCGTCGGGACCGCCTCGTTCGTCGCCGGCCACGGCCTGTGGAACGCGGCGCAGACCGCCGCGGCCGAGCGGATCGAGGCCGCCCTCGACGGGGTCGACTTCGTCCGCCTCGCCTTCGGCGACCCGCACGGCCTCGCCCGCTCCAAGACGCTGACCGCCCGGACCTTCCGCGGCGTGCTGCGCAACGGGATGAACTACAGCCCCGGCCCGTTCCTCAAGGACACCGCCTGCACCACCGCGGTGGACTACCGCGGCGAGCACGGCACGGGCGTCGAGGAGCTCGCGGGCCTGGGCAACTTCGTCCTGGTGCCCGACCCGCTGACCTTCCAGGTGCTGCCCGGCGGCGGCGGGCCGGTCACCGCCTGGGTGGTCGGCGACGAGTACCTGCGCGACGGCACCCCGCACCCGCTGTCCTCGCGCGGCGTGCTGCACCGGGTGCTGGCCCGGTACGCGGAGCGGGGCCTGAGCCCGGTGCTCGGCCTGGAGGTCGAGTGGTACCTCAGCCGGCGGCTCGACGACGACCCGGGCAACGCGGGCAACGGCTTCGGCCGGCAGGGCCCGGCGCCCCGGGTGGCGGCGATGAACTCCGGCTACCAGTTCAACCTGGACAGCGCCTACGACACGGTCGCCCCGCTGACCGACCCGCTGGCCCTGGACCTGCTCGCGCTCGGCCTGCCGCTGCGCTCGATGGAGCACGAGATGGGCCCCGGGCAGGTGGAGACCACCTTCGACCCGATGTCCGCGCTGGACACCGCCGACGCGATGCTGCTGTTCCGCACCTTCACCAAGCAGTGGTGCGCCCGCCGCGGCCACCACGCCTCGTTCATGTCGCTGCCCGGCATCGAGGGCGCCGACCCCAGCGGCTGGCACCTCAACCAGTCCGTGCTGGAGGACGCCACCGGCCGCAACCTGTTCGGCGCCGAGGGCCTGTCGGCGGGCCTGTCGCCGGAGGGCAAGGCGTACGCCCAGGGCCTGCAGTCCTGGCTGCGCGAGCTGTTCCTGCTCTCCGTCCCCACCGTCAACGGCTACCACCGGCTCTCCGCGCAGCACGCCCTGTCGCCCACCCGGGTCGGGCTCAGCCTGGAGGACCGCACCGCGATGCTCCGGATGGTCGGCAGCGGCGCCGGAGCGCACCTGGAGAACCGGATCGGCGAACCCGCGGCCAACCCGTACCTGGCCGTCGCGGCCCAGCTGTTCGCCGGCCTCGAGGGGCTCGACGGCGCCCCCGAGCCGGCCGGCGGCGCGCAGCCCGGCGGCGGGTCGGACATCGTCCCGCAGTCGCTGCGCGAGGCGCTGGACGCCTTCGCCGCCGGCCGGGCCGAGCGGCTGCTGGGCGCGCCGCTGGCCGCCTGCCTGGCCAAGCTCAAGGCGAGCGAGGCCGGCCGCTACGAGGCGTGGGCCCGGCAGGCCGCCCCCGCGCCCGGGCAGGTCACCGAGTGGGAGCAGCGCGAGTACTTCGCCGCCTTCTGA
- a CDS encoding response regulator transcription factor, with protein sequence MSQLQAPALLEPYAPVPAGPGRDAVRPLPGVIGRRILVVDGGGDDALADQLRRHGHDPVGVRQGGAALQAYGSADLVLLDLDLPDLDGLEVCRAIRATSRVPVIILTARQSEIDCVLGLQAGADDYVTKPYRFRELAARIEAAMRRTRWQPLAAGAQEIRHGRLRIDVGSREVSVGGARVPLTRKEFDLLCLLAQHPDTVVPRKQLLQQVWGGSWSRRTVDTHVSSLRGKLGGSGWIVTVRGVGFMLGEG encoded by the coding sequence ATGAGTCAGCTCCAGGCACCAGCCCTGCTGGAACCGTACGCACCCGTCCCGGCCGGCCCCGGCCGGGACGCGGTCCGCCCGCTGCCCGGGGTGATCGGGCGGCGGATCCTGGTGGTGGACGGCGGCGGCGACGACGCGCTGGCCGACCAGCTGCGCCGGCACGGCCACGACCCGGTGGGCGTGCGGCAGGGCGGGGCGGCCCTGCAGGCGTACGGGAGCGCCGACCTGGTGCTGCTCGACCTCGACCTGCCCGACCTGGACGGCCTGGAGGTCTGCCGGGCGATCCGGGCGACCAGCCGCGTCCCGGTGATCATCCTGACCGCCCGGCAGTCCGAGATCGACTGCGTGCTGGGCCTGCAGGCGGGCGCGGACGACTACGTCACCAAGCCCTACCGGTTCCGCGAGCTGGCGGCCCGGATCGAGGCGGCGATGCGCCGCACCCGGTGGCAGCCGCTGGCCGCGGGGGCCCAGGAGATCCGGCACGGCCGGCTGCGGATCGACGTCGGCTCGCGCGAGGTGAGCGTGGGCGGGGCGCGGGTCCCGCTCACCCGCAAGGAGTTCGACCTGCTGTGCCTGCTGGCCCAGCACCCGGACACCGTGGTGCCCCGCAAGCAGCTGCTCCAGCAGGTGTGGGGCGGCTCCTGGTCGCGGCGCACCGTCGACACCCACGTCAGCAGCCTGCGCGGCAAGCTGGGCGGCAGCGGCTGGATCGTGACCGTCCGGGGCGTCGGCTTCATGCTGGGCGAGGGGTAG
- a CDS encoding FAD/NAD(P)-binding protein: MSSGRIEVCLVGAGPRGLSVLERICAQERRTPRWDRLTVHVVDPDPPGAGRVWRPSQSRHLLMNTVASQVTVYTDASVAIAGPLEEGPSLYQWAKALGPSALTPGTGEPYDDETLAEARDLGPDTYPTRALYGQYLSWVFRQVTAGAAAHTEVRVHTARAVALQDGGPDGAQSVQLADGTRLTGLDAVVLAQGHVDLVASDTERSLADFAARHGLTYLAPANPADADLSGVRPGQTVLLRGLGLNFFDYLALFTHARGGVFERVGGRLVYRPSGNEPRLYAGSRRGVPHQARGDNEKGPHGRYRPRLLTVEHVTGLRERVRRGQPVRFAAELWPLVSKEVRTVYYETLLAGRAPAGAAAAFAGDFLRAGSDAEEERLLDAAGIAPAERWDWDLVARPHAGRTFAGLAEFRAWLRDYLDEDVRRARQGNLSGPFKAALDVLRDLRNELRIAVDHAGLDADSHRDELDRWYTPLNAYLSIGPPASRIEELAALIDAGVLDVVGPAPRITADERTGRFTATSTAVPDLDVRAEVLIEARLPETDLRRTADPLMRHLLLTGRAAPHRVPGTGGASYETGGLAVSERPYHLLDARGVPHPRRFAYGVPTEAVHWVTAAGIRPGVGSVTLEDSDAIAAAVLALPARPAARAAAAAATGTGAGA, translated from the coding sequence GTGTCCAGCGGACGTATCGAAGTGTGCCTCGTCGGCGCCGGCCCGCGCGGACTGTCCGTACTCGAACGGATCTGCGCGCAGGAACGCCGCACCCCCCGGTGGGACCGGCTCACCGTGCACGTCGTCGACCCGGACCCGCCGGGCGCCGGCCGGGTCTGGCGGCCCTCGCAGTCCCGGCACCTGCTGATGAACACCGTCGCCTCGCAGGTCACCGTCTACACCGACGCCAGCGTCGCCATCGCCGGGCCGCTGGAGGAGGGGCCGAGCCTGTACCAGTGGGCCAAGGCCCTGGGGCCGAGCGCCCTCACCCCCGGCACGGGCGAGCCCTACGACGACGAGACCCTCGCCGAGGCCCGCGACCTCGGCCCGGACACCTACCCCACCCGCGCGCTCTACGGCCAGTACCTGTCCTGGGTGTTCCGGCAGGTCACGGCGGGCGCCGCCGCGCACACCGAGGTGCGGGTGCACACCGCGCGCGCCGTGGCCCTGCAGGACGGGGGACCGGACGGCGCCCAGAGCGTGCAGCTCGCCGACGGCACCCGGCTGACCGGCCTGGACGCCGTGGTGCTGGCCCAGGGCCACGTCGACCTGGTCGCCTCCGACACCGAGCGGAGCCTGGCGGACTTCGCCGCCCGGCACGGCCTGACCTACCTCGCCCCGGCCAACCCGGCCGACGCCGACCTGTCCGGGGTGCGGCCGGGCCAGACCGTGCTGCTGCGCGGCCTGGGACTGAACTTCTTCGACTACCTGGCACTGTTCACGCACGCCCGCGGCGGCGTGTTCGAACGGGTCGGCGGCCGGCTGGTCTACCGGCCCTCCGGCAACGAGCCCCGGCTGTACGCCGGCTCCCGCCGCGGCGTGCCGCACCAGGCGCGCGGCGACAACGAGAAGGGCCCGCACGGCCGCTACCGCCCCCGGCTGCTCACCGTCGAGCACGTCACCGGGCTGCGCGAGCGGGTCCGCCGCGGGCAGCCGGTCCGGTTCGCCGCCGAGCTGTGGCCGCTGGTCTCCAAGGAGGTGCGCACCGTCTACTACGAGACCCTGCTGGCCGGCCGCGCCCCGGCCGGGGCCGCCGCCGCGTTCGCCGGGGACTTCCTGCGGGCCGGCTCCGACGCCGAGGAGGAGCGGCTGCTGGACGCGGCCGGGATCGCCCCCGCCGAGCGCTGGGACTGGGACCTGGTCGCCCGCCCGCACGCCGGCCGGACCTTCGCCGGCCTCGCCGAGTTCCGCGCCTGGCTGCGCGACTACCTCGACGAGGACGTCCGCCGGGCCCGCCAGGGCAACCTCAGCGGCCCGTTCAAGGCCGCCCTGGACGTCCTGCGGGACCTGCGCAACGAACTGCGGATCGCCGTCGACCACGCCGGACTGGACGCCGACTCGCACCGCGACGAACTGGACCGCTGGTACACCCCGCTCAACGCCTACCTGTCGATCGGCCCGCCGGCCTCCCGGATCGAGGAACTGGCCGCCCTGATCGACGCCGGCGTCCTGGACGTCGTCGGCCCCGCCCCGCGGATCACCGCCGACGAGCGCACCGGCCGCTTCACCGCCACCTCCACCGCCGTCCCCGACCTGGACGTCCGGGCCGAGGTGCTGATCGAGGCCCGGCTGCCCGAGACCGACCTGCGCCGCACCGCCGACCCGCTGATGCGCCACCTGCTGCTCACCGGCCGGGCCGCCCCGCACCGGGTGCCCGGCACCGGCGGCGCGTCCTACGAGACCGGCGGCCTGGCCGTCTCCGAGCGGCCCTACCACCTGCTGGACGCCCGGGGCGTGCCGCACCCGCGGCGCTTCGCCTACGGCGTCCCCACCGAGGCCGTGCACTGGGTGACGGCCGCCGGCATCCGCCCCGGGGTCGGCTCCGTCACCCTCGAGGACTC
- a CDS encoding C45 family autoproteolytic acyltransferase/hydolase, translating into MSVTHVRAAGSPRELGRAHGEAVAAGLRAFLDDGLARLGRLVDEPVTLAGLRPTIADYRAEITAALPDLAEEVAGLAEGAGISEEEAWLLQLRREVMSHHRVPTGGDCTTYARTGPGTRPVLAQTVDLNADLDSHLEVVHLARAGSPRRVLVIGFAGLLGYLGLNSDGLAIGINLVTDGRWRPGVTPYLAIRHLLDEAADVDGALKLLSGLTLSSSRNLVLADRERAVSVELQGTGLRLNEHPSREAVHTNHYLHPDFVPADRQSAFDRISSDGRLAAAADGLAGLDPRAGAEEHFAVLSRPPVCIADHGDFRIERTVASVVMFPAEGELHLRPGDPNRSATRVYTV; encoded by the coding sequence ATGAGCGTCACCCACGTCCGGGCCGCCGGCTCCCCCCGGGAGCTGGGGCGGGCCCACGGCGAAGCGGTCGCGGCCGGGCTGCGCGCCTTCCTCGACGACGGGCTGGCCCGGCTGGGCCGGCTGGTCGACGAGCCGGTGACGCTGGCCGGGCTGCGGCCCACCATCGCCGACTACCGGGCCGAGATCACCGCCGCGCTGCCCGACCTCGCCGAGGAGGTCGCGGGCCTGGCCGAGGGCGCCGGGATCTCCGAGGAGGAGGCCTGGCTGCTGCAGCTGCGCCGCGAGGTGATGAGCCACCACCGGGTGCCCACCGGGGGGGACTGCACCACCTACGCGCGCACCGGCCCGGGCACCCGGCCGGTGCTGGCGCAGACCGTGGACCTGAACGCGGACCTGGACTCCCACCTCGAGGTGGTGCACCTGGCCCGGGCCGGCTCGCCGCGCCGGGTGCTGGTGATCGGCTTCGCCGGCCTGCTCGGCTACCTGGGCCTCAACAGCGACGGGCTGGCGATCGGCATCAACCTGGTCACCGACGGCCGGTGGCGCCCGGGCGTCACCCCGTACCTGGCGATCCGCCACCTGCTGGACGAGGCCGCCGACGTGGACGGGGCGCTGAAGCTGCTGTCCGGCCTGACCCTCTCCAGCTCCCGCAACCTCGTCCTGGCCGACCGGGAGCGGGCGGTCAGCGTCGAACTGCAGGGCACCGGGCTGCGGTTGAACGAGCACCCCTCGCGGGAGGCCGTGCACACCAACCACTACCTGCACCCGGATTTCGTTCCGGCCGACCGGCAGAGCGCCTTCGACCGGATCTCCTCCGACGGGCGGCTGGCCGCGGCGGCCGACGGGCTGGCCGGGCTGGACCCGCGGGCCGGCGCCGAGGAGCACTTCGCGGTGCTCTCCCGCCCGCCGGTGTGCATCGCCGACCACGGCGACTTCCGGATCGAGCGGACGGTGGCGAGCGTGGTGATGTTCCCCGCGGAGGGCGAGCTGCACCTGCGCCCCGGCGACCCGAACCGCTCCGCGACCCGGGTGTACACGGTCTGA